Below is a genomic region from Meiothermus sp. CFH 77666.
CCCTAGCCCAATCATCTTAAGTAAGGAAATGGGGTTGGCGGCTAAGCCCAGTAGGCCCAGATGCCCCACTACTGCTGCAGTGGCGATCTGACTGGTCAGAATGATAGTCATGGCGTTGGCTACCCCCAGATGCTGAATGGAGTACACCGTCCCGAGTACCACCAGTAGTCCGATCAATCCGCCAAGGTAGCTGTACCAGGGCAATCCTTGCTGGAGGCCCCTGGAGAGCAGAAAAGCGGTGGTCAAAAGGCCTAGCATTGCTCCGACCAACAATCCCACACGCATGGAGGGCTCGAGCGCCCACCCTAAGAAGCTACTACGTTGGTAGAGTAACATTCCCAGCACAGCAACTGTTAAGCCGACCACGTGAACCACAGTGGAGAGGCCCCAAGGTCCAGCCTTATGTTGAAGCAAAGCATTGATAGGGCCCAATAGAGCAATCATCAAGCCGGTAAAAACAGCGACTAGAAACGGTAGGTAGGAAATGCTCGAGTTCATAATGCTTTCCAGGACACCTATTCGGTCTGCTTCGCATTATAAAACCTTCTCAAAGCATCTTCAAAACTGAAACTTCCGCGAGCAATGCGAAAGTCAGATTTGGCCTCCCCAAAGATAGGTGCTGTATAAGGTACCTTATTACCACTAATAGGTAATACCTTCGTGTGCTACCTCATAACTCCACCCCGGCCATCTTCAAGAGGATGCGGCTGCGAATGAGGTTGTGCACCAGAAGGATGAGGTTGACCCGAGCCACCAGCCCCCAGTAGGAGCGGGCTTCTACCCTGTGCAACCTCAATGACCGCACCATTACACTGAACCGGGTCTCGATCCAGTTGCGCACCCTCCCCATCCAATCCTGCCACCCCGTCTCCACCACCTTCCCTCCCCTAAGCCGGTAGGGAGGCGTCTGGACCCCCTGAACCCACCGGAAGCCCCGGTCCCCCAAGACCGCGGGCAGGTCGGCTACCAGCTCCCTCCCCCAGGTCTCCCGGGCGTTCCCGGGAAGGAGGGCATAGCGGAAGAAGAGACCCCGCTCGTTCATCACCGGCATCAGTACGTACCCGC
It encodes:
- a CDS encoding DMT family transporter encodes the protein MNSSISYLPFLVAVFTGLMIALLGPINALLQHKAGPWGLSTVVHVVGLTVAVLGMLLYQRSSFLGWALEPSMRVGLLVGAMLGLLTTAFLLSRGLQQGLPWYSYLGGLIGLLVVLGTVYSIQHLGVANAMTIILTSQIATAAVVGHLGLLGLAANPISLLKMIGLGVMVAGAVVVVRN